The genomic segment CGAAGGAGAACGGCTACGCTCTGCTCAAGGTGGGTCCCCGCGACCTCGAGCAGTTCCGGTGCTTTTATGTGTCCGCTCCGTTCGTGGTACCCAAGCGGGCGGTCAACGTGAATAAGACTGTGGCGATGAGTTTTTCGCAGCCGCGGGCATTGACCTGGGCCTATCAGCCGCTCAGCGAAGCCGACAGCGAAGCGTTGGCCGTCGCCGACGAGCCCGAGGAGCCTGACGAGTTCTTGTTCCACGCCGACGGGTTCCGGAAGAAGAAGCTGGTCGACGTGATCCGCGAGTCGCTGATGTCGCACAGCGCGCGTCCACCCCACCAGATATGGCTGCCGCCTTTGGAAGTCAGTGAGACGATGGACGTGTTGGTGGCGAGCTGGCGGCGCAAGCCGTGGTACGTCGACTATGGTGACAATCCCGGCCTGGTGTTCCCGGTGGGCGTCGTCGACATCCCCGAGGACCACGCGCAGCGGGTGCACGCCATCGACGCCGAGATGGACAACATCATGGTGGTGGCGACCGCCCAGCGCGGCAAATCGACCACGCTGATGTCGCTGATCACCTCGGCGGCGTTGATGTACCGGCCTGAGCGGGTGACGTTCTTCTGTATCGGGGCTTCGTTGTACCCCGTCGAAGAGCTACCGCACGTGGCATCGGTCGTCAGCCAGACAGACAAAGAGGGCGTCTCGCGGACTGTCGCGTCAATCGAGGGCCTGATCCTCGCGCGCGAAGCAGCGTTCAAGCAGTACCAAATCGACATCTCCGAGTTCCGGGAACGGCGATTCGGGACCGAGCGGGAAGGCGGCACCGATCCCGCCGACAAGTTCGGTGACGTCTTCCTGGTCGTCGACAACTTCAGCGACCTGTACGACAAGGATTCCCCGATGGGAGACCGCGTGGTGTCGATAGCACGCCAGGGCCTGTCGTACGGGGTCCATGTCGCAACCACCGCCACGGCGTGGCTGGTAGGGCAAAAGCAGGCGCTGGTCAACGTGTCGAATGCGCGCATCCAGCTGCGGCTGAGCAATCCGGACGAAACCCAGATGGGTGAGGGCCTCGAGCGTCGAAAAGCCGCCCGCAACACATTGGACCGGCCCGGGTTCGGTGTTACTCGCGAGGGCCACGAGTTGCTGGTCGGCGTCCCGGAGATCACCTCGGCCACCGGCGAACGGGTGCCGACCCGACAACTCGGTGCGGTCATTGCCGAGGTGACCGGCGTCGGCAGGCTGGAGAAGCTGGCGCGGCTGCCCGAACAGATCCAGCTCGCCCAGATCATCGCGGCGTTCGCGGAGACCGATGAGGCGGCCGACCCGTTCAATGTTCCCTTCGCCATCGGCGAAAGCGCTTTGCAGCCAACGTATTTACCGACTCGAACGGTGCCCAGCATGCTGGTGCTGGGTCGGCAACTGTGCGGTAAGACGACGACCCTGGCGGCTTTCGGGCAGGCGGTCATGAGCCGGTTTAGTCCCGAGCAGGCACAGATCACCATCATCGATCCCAAGACGTCGCTGATCGGCAAGATTCGGGGTCCGCACGTACGCGCGTACGCCTACACCGCCGACGACATCGACACCGTGATCGAGGAGCTGGCGGCGCTGATGCGCGACCGGCTTCCTCCCTCCGGTCTAAGTCAGGAGGAGTTGCTGAGCCGCAGCACGTGGGAAGGCCCGCACCATTTCCTTCTGATCGACGACGAGCAGGAACTGCGCCCACATGGCGCGATCGGCAAGGCGGGCGCCAGCGCTCCGTTGTGGGGGCTGATCGAGCGCAGTCGAGAGATAGGCTTGCACGTCATTGCGTCGCGCTTGCCTGGAAACTGGGCCGGGGTCTCGGTGACGAATCCATTCCTGCAGAAGATGACGAGTTCGCGCGCCCCGACCCTATTCATGGACAACGACCCGGCGACGGTAAAGGTGTTCGCCAGGGTCAGCGCCCAGCAACTGCCGCCGGGGCGCGGCTTGCTCGTCACGACCGATGGTGCGATCGAAGGCGTGCTGGTAGGAACTCCGGAATAGGCCGAATTGCCGTGATCGGCCGGGGTCCGAGCAGGTGAATCGACAGCTGTCGGAGACCCCCATAGAATCGGTGCATTCCGTGATGTTTCGACGGATACAACTTGCCTGGTGGGGAGCCAGCCAAAAGGGGGTATACCCCCACGGATGAAACCGGGCATTCGCAATACGGAGGGGCAAAAATGAGCGGTCTGTTTGACATGGTGCCGGGCGCCGTCGACTTGTCGGCGGCGACAGAGGGAGCGATCAGCCAGGAGATGGCGGCTACCACCGCGGCCGGCTCGGCAGCTCTGGTCGGCGTGTTGCCGATGGCACCGGACGCCGATTCCATCGAATTTGCCGCCGCGCTGAACGCAGCCGGTTCGGCCTACTTGGCGACCGCGGCCGAGCACGCCGGGCAACGCGCCGCCTTCTCGGGTGCGCAGGGTCTGGCGTCTGCCACAAACGTCGGCGTCGACGCAGCCAGCGCGGCCGCGAGCGCGTTCTAAGCAGCCGGCATGGCCGACCCCAGGTGGACAGGTCCGCCCGAGATCGTTGCTCAGATCTTCGAGGAGGGCAATCCGGCGTCGGTTGTTGCCAATAACGCGGTATGGGTCACCGAGACCACGAATAACGGAGTCGCCGCAGGTCTTTCCAGCGCCAATGCGGTGGCCACGGCGGCGCACTGGCAGGGCGTCGGCGCGATCGCCTCGATGATTACCAGTACCGGCCTCAACGCTGGACTGCAGACGCTGATGGGCTGGACCGCGGAGAAAATCGGCGTGACGACGGCGGCCGTCGAGGCCTTCATGCTCGCGAGGTCGACCGTCGTCCCGTCCGTGATGTCGCTGACCAACCGGTTCGAGTGGATCGTTTTGGCCCATACCAACTGGTTCGGGCAGAACACCATGCCAATGGGCGAGCGAGACGCCGAGTACTACGGCCATCACTGGCCGACGAACTCGACCATCGGTTGGGCCTACTCCAGCACGCTGGCCACGCTCGTCGCGGCCTTGGCCGTTCCCCCGCCTATGGCACCGATGGGCGCTTCGCCGGCCGGGCCGGCGGCGGCCGCCTCGGCCGTGGCCCAGGCGGCCGGTCAGAGCGGGATGAATGGCGCGATGCAAGCAGGGAGTCAGGCGACGCAGGGTGCGGGCCAGGCAGCGGCGGCACCCGCCGAGGGCGGCAGCCAGCTCAGTTCGATGATGCAGCAGCCGCTGCAGATGATCTCCGGCCTGACCGGCCAGCTGCAACAGGTCGCCAAGGCCCCGATGGATGCCTTCCAGGGGATGGCCAGCATGCCGCAGGGCCTGATGCAGTCCCTGACGGGTGCATTCTCTTCGGCCGGTGCGGGCAATGCAGGCGCGGCTGGCGCCGCCGCCGAGCCCGCCATGCTGGCCGGGGCGACCGGGCCCCTGGGTGGTGCGGCCGGCGGCGGCGTGGGTGGGGGCGGCGGTTTCCCGGGCGCCGGCCTGAC from the Mycobacterium lentiflavum genome contains:
- a CDS encoding PE family protein, whose translation is MSGLFDMVPGAVDLSAATEGAISQEMAATTAAGSAALVGVLPMAPDADSIEFAAALNAAGSAYLATAAEHAGQRAAFSGAQGLASATNVGVDAASAAASAF
- a CDS encoding PPE domain-containing protein is translated as MADPRWTGPPEIVAQIFEEGNPASVVANNAVWVTETTNNGVAAGLSSANAVATAAHWQGVGAIASMITSTGLNAGLQTLMGWTAEKIGVTTAAVEAFMLARSTVVPSVMSLTNRFEWIVLAHTNWFGQNTMPMGERDAEYYGHHWPTNSTIGWAYSSTLATLVAALAVPPPMAPMGASPAGPAAAASAVAQAAGQSGMNGAMQAGSQATQGAGQAAAAPAEGGSQLSSMMQQPLQMISGLTGQLQQVAKAPMDAFQGMASMPQGLMQSLTGAFSSAGAGNAGAAGAAAEPAMLAGATGPLGGAAGGGVGGGGGFPGAGLTSYTRPTSSFEPEAGGRPTGLRAGVLNASELRPPTSPTSTGTGGSPMPMSPAGMLGHGKEGQADKDVNRARVVVGGGEPPDET